The following proteins come from a genomic window of Lemur catta isolate mLemCat1 chromosome 4, mLemCat1.pri, whole genome shotgun sequence:
- the LOC123636532 gene encoding cystatin-C-like has product MASPLCAPLLLLAILAVTLAVTLAKTVAKSSKRSGGIEEADVSDEEVQQALDLPSAKTTRRAMTCTTAECGRCACPPAGKALLF; this is encoded by the exons ATGGCCAGCCCTCTGTGTGCCCCACTGCTCCTGCTGGCCATCCTGGCCGTGACCCTGGCCGTGACCCTGGCCAAGACCGTGGCCAAGAGCTCCAAACGTTCGGGCGGCATCGAGGAAGCAGATGTCAGTGATGAGGAAGTGCAGCAGGCGCTGGACTTGCCATCAGCAAAGACAACGAGGAGAGCAATGACGTGTACTACAGCCGAGTGCGGCAGGTGTGCGTGCCCGCCAGCAG GAAAAGCTCTGCTCTTTTGA